The following proteins are encoded in a genomic region of Hippopotamus amphibius kiboko isolate mHipAmp2 chromosome 8, mHipAmp2.hap2, whole genome shotgun sequence:
- the RTL10 gene encoding LOW QUALITY PROTEIN: protein Bop (The sequence of the model RefSeq protein was modified relative to this genomic sequence to represent the inferred CDS: inserted 2 bases in 2 codons; deleted 1 base in 1 codon), producing the protein MPRGWRQCPRDPKPAAANFANAHPWQQVDGASPGAAYRPPVDPWIERPCXGDPTWVHLTMEQKSAASGAPGGKPAGGAPQCACPARGPSGWASTGCQLGLGAFDASPWLLDPFPAQLGDYMPFCLEHHRDQLSSVCEILGHRLGRAWAWAAPXLEGDLPLPDGSELFRQNFEEVIQDPNSLAEFHAAVPCSPPPASSQPPVAPQLPVVRQYLASFSEALALDMGAPPSPVPAALASPAVSSSNCTSRTALSEQQLVTESSPGLAAPPASSSSARSTDPGPARPASFQAGEVAPKPVPALRDSAESPVQKPGSTHPGRPESQKTEEDASETGRPGGTLRYPQGAVDALGEPPFGPAPQPPALNSEHGPGACGSTLSQ; encoded by the exons ATGCCTCGCGGCTGGCGCCAGTGCCCTCGCGATCCTAAGCCGGCAGCGGCCAACTTCGCCAACGCGCACCCTTGGCAGCAGGTGGATGGGGCCTCTCCTGGGGCTGCGTAC CGCCCCCCAGTGGATCCCTGGATTGAGCGGCCCT TGGGGGACCCCACGTGGGTGCACCTGACTATGGAGCAGAAGAGCGCGGCGAGTGGTGCTCCTGGCGGTAAGCCTGCAGGGGGCGCCCCGCAGTGTGCATGCCCGGCCCGCGGCCCCTCGGGGTGGGCGTCCACCGGGTGCCAGCTCGGCCTGGGCGCCTTTGATGCCTCCCCTTGGCTGCTGGACCCCTTCCCGGCTCAGCTGGGCGATTACATGCCCTTCTGCCTCGAGCATCACCGGGACCAGCTCAGCAGTGTCTGTGAGATCCTTGGGCACCGGCTGGGCCGGGCCTGGGCGTGGGCAGCCC GCCTCGAGGGGGACCTGCCCCTGCCCGACGGCTCTGAGCTTTTCCGCCAGAATTTTGAGGAGGTTATTCAAGACCCAAACAGCCTTGCTGAGTTCCACGCTGCAGTGCCCTGTTCTCCGCCTCCGGCCTCGAGCCAGCCACCCGTGGCCCCACAGCTGCCCGTGGTGAGACAGTACTTAGCTAGTTTCTCGGAGGCCCTGGCCCTCGACATGGGCGctccccccagccctgtccccgCTGCTCTGGCCAGCCCCGCTGTTTCTAGTTCCAACTGCACGTCCAGAACTGCTCTGTCTGAGCAGCAGCTGGTCACGGAGAGCAGCCCTGGGCTCGCAGCGCCTCCTGCCTCGTCCAGCTCTGCACGCAGCACCGATCCTGGTCCTGCAAGGCCAGCTTCCTTCCAAGCAGGGGAGGTGGCCCCCAAACCTGTCCCTGCACTTAGAGACTCTGCTGAATCCCCTGTCCAGAAACCAGGCTCCACTCACCCGGGGCGTCCAGAATCccagaagacagaggaagacgCTTCTGAGACAGGCAGGCCAGGAGGGACGCTTAGGTACCCACAGGGGGCGGTGGACGCCCTGGGAGAGCCACCATTTGGTCCCgcgccccagcccccagccctgaaTTCGGAACACGGCCCGGGCGCGTGTGGCAGCACCCTCTCGCAATGA